The sequence below is a genomic window from Phoenix dactylifera cultivar Barhee BC4 chromosome 16, palm_55x_up_171113_PBpolish2nd_filt_p, whole genome shotgun sequence.
accattaaaaacctatttaatctatttaacctgACTTAACTTGTTTAATGAATGAATCATGTGGGTTGGGTATGGTtatttgtttaataaacaggtgggattcattttgaaattttaatctgtttaataaacaagtcgGGTTCATATTGGCTAATTTTTTGACCAATTATAAATGCATCTTTATGTGCATCATCCCAATCATACTCCTCTACTTGATATCCACCTCATACATGATCAGGGCTCACAGAGCAATGTGAGTGTGCATGTGTTGGCATTACAAAGATGACCAAAAGCTTGTGGAGTTAATTTAGATGAAACCTCATCCTCAGACTCGGAGATCATAAGAAAACCTTGGGACTCTATATTTGCAAGCCCTAAGACCTCCCTACTTTCTGGCAGGAGCGGCCTAATGTATTTGAAGGCCTAAGGCCGTTTTGTTTTTGAGATCTTCCCTACAGTGGGCCGGCCTAAGGTGAACTCACAAAGAAtcgtttttctttccattttgtctttgaggtCTTTCCTGCGGTGGGCCTTCCTTGGGCCGGAACTTTAGGCAACTGCCTCAGTCACCTAAGGGTTGGGCCAGCCCTACTTTCTGAAAAATCCCAAAAGTTCAATTACCTAAAACCAGCCATCATTATTTCTCTTAATCACATTTAATAATGAGCCCCTAACCCTGGAAGGGAATGGAAAGCCAACTCACGGGTCAAGCTGTGAAACACCCCATAAAATCAAGTCTATAATCTCCGCTGGTAGTCCACCACCACACTATATGCTATAGCTCTAAGCCGAGCAAACCGTAGAGGAGACCCTAGCCGACGAAATTATTAGATTTTAGCGGACAAAATTATTAGATGGACGAGATCCACCATAATAGAATGGATTATAAATTGGGTCTTGgttcaaaattatatttatttttggagtCATATGCTTCCTAAAATGAAATTATGAgatgaatttattttttattataaatctaGGATAAATATGGTCCatctaataatttttttctaaaaaactgGTACCAAATATCAAGATACATGAATTACAGAAGAATTTAGGTAtgaatttattaattattaCATGCTGGAGCTGCGTTCGGGAAAATAAAATACTTCACCATACCATTGCATGAACAAATTTTCCAATCATTAACACACGGAATGGGACAAGATGGATGCCGTGGCTTCCGTGATGCTTTCCCTTTTATCCCATTCAACCATCTCcaatctctccccctccctcacaGCCCGCCAGCTCAGCCATGTTGCAGTAAATGGTCCCATCAACCCTCTTGGCCATCTTATCCTTCTGGTGATAATATTCGCCTCACAAGTTCCATACTttcgcttctttttttttttattgagacGTACTTTTAACTTCCGGCGTAGTATATGCACCATTAAAAGAGCGTACATATATCAAATAAACTTCCTTTtaaagatttttcttttaaaaaaattcagccgCGAACGCCATCCCCTatcgaataaaaaaaaaaaacaaaatataaaaaagcgTGAGTGAGGGGAAAGGACACAACTTAAAGCAAAAAGCCCTAAAAATCACACAAAAAGACACCCGAAAAGCCGGCATAAAAAAACCCACGCCTTTCCCCGCACTCTGCACTCGAAACCGGAGAGTAAGAAGCCAGCACTCTCTCTCCCTACTCAGAAGAAGTGGCTGagcaaagaaacaaagaaaatgcCATCGCTctatcttctcctcctcttcctcgccGCCGTCCGTCCTTCTGCCGCCGCCGACGCCGGCGAAGTAACGGCGGTGGAGCACCGCGCCCTCCTCGACGTCAAGGCGGCGAGCGGCAGCCCCTCCGGGTCCTTCGCCGGCTGGGACGCCACGGCCGATCACTGCCGCTCCTGGGCCGGCGTCGCCTGCGACGCCGCCGGCCGCGTCGTCTCCCTCGACATCTCCAACCTCAACCTCTCCGGCCCCATACCGCCGGAGCTCTCCCTTCTCTCCGGCCTCCGCTACCTCAATCTCTCCAATAATGTCTTCAATGGCACCTTCCCCTCCGCGCTCTCCAGCCTGAAGAACCTCCGCGTTCTCGACATCTACAACAACAACCTCACCGGCGTCCTTCCCGTCGACGTCGCCGACCTTCCTGCCCTCCGCCACCTCCACCTCGGCGGCAACTTCTTTTCCGGCGCCATCCCGCCGGAGTACGGCCGGTGGGAGCATATTGAATACCTCGCCATCTCCGGCAATGAGCTCGGCGGCCCCATCCCGCCGGAGCTTGGCAACCTCACCAGCCTCCGCGAGCTCTACATCGGGTACTTCAACAGCTACCAGGGCAGCCTCCCCGCCGCCATCGGCAACCTCACCTCTCTCGTCCGTCTCGACGCCGCCAACTGCGGCCTCTCCGGCGAGATCCCGCCGGAGATGGGCAACCTTCAGAACCTCGACACCCTCTTCCTCCAGGTGAACGGCCTGTTCGGCGAGATCACGCCGGAGCTCGGCAAGCTCCGGAGCCTCAAGTCCATGGATCTCTCCAACAACGCCCTCGCTGGAGAGATCCCGCCGACCTTTGCCGACCTCAAGAACCTCACCCTCCTCAACCTCTTCCGCAACAAGCTCTACGGGGCCATCCCGGACTTCGTCGGCGATCTCCCGCAGCTGGAGGTGCTCCAGCTCTGGGAGAACAACTTCACCGGCGAGATCCCCCGCCGGCTCGGAACCAACGGCCGCCTCCAGCTCCTTGACCTCTCTTCCAACAAGCTCACCGGATCCCTCCCGCCGGATCTCTGCTCCGGCGACAAGCTCCAAACCCTGATCGCCCTCGGGAACTTCCTCTTCGGATCCATCCCGGAATCCCTCGGCCGGTGTAAATCCCTCAGCCGGATTCGGTTGGGGGAGAACTACCTCACCGGATCGATCCCCATTGGCCTCTTCAGCTTGCGCAACCTCGTCCAGGTCGAGCTCCAGGACAACCTCCTCAACGGCAGCTTCCCGGAGAAGGCCAGCTCGCCGACGCTCGGCCAGATAAGCCTCTCTAACAACCGCCTCTCTGCCGCTCTCCCGTCGTCCATCGGCAACTTCCCCGGCCTCCAGAAGCTCCTCCTCGGCCAGAACCAGTTCTCCGGCTGCATCCCGCCGGAGATCGGGAAGCTGCAGCAGCTCTCCAAGATGGACTTCAGCGGCAACCGCTTCTCCTGCCCGATCCCTGCAGAGACCAGCAAGTGCAAGCTCCTAACTTTCATCGATCTCAGCCGGAACAATCTCTCCGGCGAGATCCCGGTGGAGATTACCGAAATGAGGATCTTGAATTACCTTAATCTGTCGAGAAACCATCTTGAAGGGGAGATTCCGACATCCATTTCGACAATGCAGAGCCTGACGGCCGTCGACTTCTCCTACAACAACCTCTCCGGCCTCGTCCCGGGCACCGGTCAGTTCAGCTACTTCAACCAGACATCCTTCGTCGGCAACCCCGACCTCTGCGGCCCCTATCTCGGGCCTTGCCGACCCGGAATTCCCGATGACTCGCATCCATCTCATTCCAAAGGTCCCCTCTCTGCTTCCTTAAAGCTATTGCTTGTCATTGGCCTTCTTTTCTGTTCCATCGCCTTCGCCATCGCCGCCATTATCAAAGCTCGGTCTTTGAAGAAGGCCCGCGAAGCTCGAGCATGGAAGTTCACGGCTTTCCAGCGTCTCGATTTCACCTGCGACGATGTCTTGGATTGTCTGAAGGAGGAGAACATCATCGGGAAAGGAGGCGCTGGAATTGTATACAAGGGCGTTATGCGCAACGGTGAAGAGGTGGCGGTGAAGAGGCTCCCGGCAATGAGCAGGGGATCATCCCATGACCATGGGTTCTCTGCGGAGATTCAAACGCTTGGGAGGATCCGACACCGGCACATCGTAAGACTGCTGGGCTTCTGTTCTAACCATGAGACCAATCTTCTAGTTTACGAGTATATGCCCAATGGGAGCCTCGGAGAGGTTCTCCATGGAAAGAAAGGAGGCCATTTGCAATGGGACACAAGGTATAAGATTGCC
It includes:
- the LOC103705711 gene encoding leucine-rich repeat receptor-like serine/threonine-protein kinase BAM1 — its product is MPSLYLLLLFLAAVRPSAAADAGEVTAVEHRALLDVKAASGSPSGSFAGWDATADHCRSWAGVACDAAGRVVSLDISNLNLSGPIPPELSLLSGLRYLNLSNNVFNGTFPSALSSLKNLRVLDIYNNNLTGVLPVDVADLPALRHLHLGGNFFSGAIPPEYGRWEHIEYLAISGNELGGPIPPELGNLTSLRELYIGYFNSYQGSLPAAIGNLTSLVRLDAANCGLSGEIPPEMGNLQNLDTLFLQVNGLFGEITPELGKLRSLKSMDLSNNALAGEIPPTFADLKNLTLLNLFRNKLYGAIPDFVGDLPQLEVLQLWENNFTGEIPRRLGTNGRLQLLDLSSNKLTGSLPPDLCSGDKLQTLIALGNFLFGSIPESLGRCKSLSRIRLGENYLTGSIPIGLFSLRNLVQVELQDNLLNGSFPEKASSPTLGQISLSNNRLSAALPSSIGNFPGLQKLLLGQNQFSGCIPPEIGKLQQLSKMDFSGNRFSCPIPAETSKCKLLTFIDLSRNNLSGEIPVEITEMRILNYLNLSRNHLEGEIPTSISTMQSLTAVDFSYNNLSGLVPGTGQFSYFNQTSFVGNPDLCGPYLGPCRPGIPDDSHPSHSKGPLSASLKLLLVIGLLFCSIAFAIAAIIKARSLKKAREARAWKFTAFQRLDFTCDDVLDCLKEENIIGKGGAGIVYKGVMRNGEEVAVKRLPAMSRGSSHDHGFSAEIQTLGRIRHRHIVRLLGFCSNHETNLLVYEYMPNGSLGEVLHGKKGGHLQWDTRYKIAVEAAKGLCYLHHDCSPLILHRDVKSNNILLDSNFEAHVADFGLAKFLQDSGTSECMSAIAGSYGYIAPEYAYTLKVDEKSDVYSFGVVLLELVSGKKPVGEFGDGVDIVQWMRKMTDSNKEAVTNILDPRLSTVPLHDVMHVFYVAMLCVEEQSVERPTMREVVQILSELPRPTPKPGEDSSNDEESEAPAPVPSAETPSKEQQQPAPRSPPPDLLSI